A single region of the Octopus bimaculoides isolate UCB-OBI-ISO-001 chromosome 6, ASM119413v2, whole genome shotgun sequence genome encodes:
- the LOC106873303 gene encoding uncharacterized protein LOC106873303, with protein MEDKNFMEATYSPLLTVCKKSTATEVMENFCEVYPDAVKSHTCQLWFKKFKDDDCDMSDKPDTGRQPTLNNDLLNETIISDSHQSTRDLVQKLNVSFFSYPQTFKANWENMQRGDLDST; from the coding sequence ATGGAGGATAAGAACTTTATGGAAGCAACATATTCGCCATTGCTTACTGTATGTAAGAAAAGTACTGCTACAGAagtaatggaaaacttttgtgaAGTGTATCCAGATGCAGTGAAATCCCATACATGTCAGCTGTGgtttaaaaaatttaaagatGATGATTGTGACATGTCTGACAAACCTGATACAGGAAGACAACCCACTTTGAACAATGACCTTTTGAATGAGACTATTATATCAGATTCACATCAAAGTACCAGAGATTTGGTGCAAAAATTGAATGTGTCATTTTTCAGCTACCCACAAACATTTAAAGCAAATTGGGAAAACATGCAAAGAGGGGATTTGGACTCCACATGA